A stretch of the Nitratireductor thuwali genome encodes the following:
- a CDS encoding DMT family transporter encodes MTDSTSADGGSRRQPQPETATPASAIGLIFLSGIVLSCLDASGKYLVTSGLAAPFVAWVRFAVHVVLVLILLQAWRNPRMFHVKSLPWQIIRGCFLFGSTVLNFLALKTLQLAETVSIFFFAPMVITALAGPLLGEWAGWRRWMAIVVGFIGVLVITRPGLGVFGLGHLYAIGAMSCYSLYVILTRRMSATESAESLIFYSALTPVVLMFPAVPLYGVVPPEPLQWVLLLALGVFGATGHWLIIKAYRQATTYALAPYPYLQMVWMIAFGYFLFGQLPDLWTLGGAAIIVASGLYIVHREHRLRLAGRSVPNAETEPLAKKL; translated from the coding sequence ATGACAGATTCCACATCGGCGGACGGCGGCAGCCGCCGCCAGCCACAGCCCGAAACCGCGACCCCGGCTTCGGCGATCGGGCTCATTTTTCTGTCAGGCATCGTCCTGTCCTGCCTCGATGCGAGCGGCAAATATCTGGTGACCTCCGGCCTTGCCGCTCCCTTCGTCGCCTGGGTGCGTTTCGCGGTTCACGTCGTCCTCGTCCTGATCCTGCTCCAGGCGTGGCGGAACCCGCGCATGTTCCACGTCAAAAGCCTGCCCTGGCAGATCATCCGCGGCTGCTTCCTGTTCGGCTCGACAGTACTCAACTTCCTGGCGTTGAAGACGCTTCAGCTGGCCGAAACAGTGTCCATCTTCTTCTTCGCGCCGATGGTCATCACCGCGCTTGCCGGTCCGCTGCTCGGCGAATGGGCCGGCTGGCGGCGCTGGATGGCGATCGTCGTCGGCTTTATCGGCGTGCTGGTGATCACCCGGCCCGGTCTCGGCGTTTTCGGCCTTGGCCATCTCTACGCCATCGGCGCCATGAGCTGCTATTCCCTCTATGTGATCCTCACGCGCCGCATGAGCGCGACCGAATCGGCCGAAAGCCTGATCTTTTACTCCGCGCTGACGCCGGTCGTCCTGATGTTTCCCGCCGTCCCGCTCTACGGCGTCGTCCCGCCGGAGCCGCTGCAGTGGGTCCTGCTGCTGGCGCTCGGCGTCTTCGGCGCGACGGGTCATTGGCTGATCATCAAGGCATACCGCCAGGCGACCACCTACGCGCTGGCGCCCTATCCCTATCTGCAAATGGTCTGGATGATCGCCTTCGGCTACTTCCTCTTTGGCCAATTGCCGGATCTTTGGACGCTGGGCGGCGCCGCCATCATCGTGGCGAGCGGCCTCTACATTGTGCACCGCGAGCATCGGCTGCGGCTGGCCGGCCGCTCCGTTCCGAACGCCGAGACGGAGCCGCTCGCGAAAAAGCTTTGA